A genomic window from Hyphomicrobium album includes:
- a CDS encoding site-specific tyrosine recombinase XerD: protein MSVAQRHIDAFLEMLGVERGASANTIDAYRRDLASYSAYLSTRDTELVVAEAADVSGWLTATSVAGLGAASRARGLSAVRQLYKFLLVEGHVAADPTHGHSGPRKQRPLPKTLSVAEVDKLLAVAARRTEADDATEQVRALRLYCLIEMLYATGMRVSELVSLPRSVLAGDARMLTIKGKGGRERLVPLNASARTALDRYLAATTGEGRIAVKWLFPSKSTQGHLTRQRLAQDLKALAEEAGLDPERVSPHVLRHAFASHLLDRGADLRSVQQLLGHADISTTEIYTHVLEERLKKLVNEHHPLAKKR from the coding sequence ATGAGCGTAGCGCAGCGCCACATCGATGCGTTCCTGGAGATGCTCGGCGTCGAGCGCGGCGCATCCGCCAACACCATCGACGCCTACCGCCGCGACCTGGCGAGCTATTCCGCCTATCTCTCGACGCGCGACACCGAGCTAGTTGTCGCCGAGGCGGCCGACGTCTCAGGCTGGCTCACCGCCACGTCGGTCGCCGGATTGGGCGCCGCGTCGCGCGCCCGCGGCCTCTCCGCCGTGCGCCAGCTCTACAAATTTCTCCTCGTCGAAGGTCACGTCGCCGCCGATCCGACGCACGGCCACTCGGGCCCGCGCAAGCAGCGACCGCTCCCCAAGACGCTCAGCGTCGCCGAGGTCGACAAACTCCTCGCCGTCGCCGCGCGCCGCACCGAAGCGGACGACGCAACCGAGCAAGTGCGCGCCCTGCGCCTCTACTGCCTCATCGAGATGCTCTACGCGACCGGCATGCGCGTCAGCGAGCTCGTCTCCCTGCCCCGCTCGGTGCTCGCCGGCGACGCGCGCATGCTGACCATCAAGGGCAAGGGCGGCCGGGAGCGGCTGGTGCCGCTCAACGCCTCCGCCCGCACCGCCCTCGACCGCTACTTGGCGGCCACCACAGGCGAGGGCCGGATCGCCGTCAAATGGCTGTTCCCCTCCAAGAGCACCCAGGGGCATCTCACCCGCCAGCGGCTCGCCCAGGACCTCAAAGCGCTGGCCGAGGAGGCCGGCCTCGACCCCGAACGAGTGAGCCCGCACGTGCTGCGGCACGCCTTCGCCAGCCACCTGCTCGACCGCGGCGCCGATTTGCGATCGGTGCAGCAGCTACTCGGCCATGCCGATATCTCGACAACCGAAATCTATACCCACGTGCTGGAGGAGCGGCTGAAGAAGCTCGTCAACGAGCACCATCCGCTCGCCAAGAAGCGCTGA
- a CDS encoding shikimate kinase has translation MPDAQSLQAIRTALGQRSVVLVGLMGCGKSAIGRRLAYKLVLPFVDADEEIEKAAGKSIEDIFAEHGEPYFREGERKVLARLLRSGPQVLATGGGAFMNDETRAAIAEFGVSVWLKAELALLVRRVGKRGNRPLLKAGDPEAVLQSLMDKRYPVYAEADITVESRDVPHDVIVGEIVESLSRALAVPSEVAR, from the coding sequence ATGCCGGACGCACAATCGCTGCAAGCGATCCGCACTGCTCTCGGGCAGCGCTCGGTGGTGCTCGTCGGGCTGATGGGCTGCGGCAAGTCCGCCATCGGCCGCCGGTTGGCGTACAAGCTGGTGCTGCCGTTCGTCGACGCCGACGAAGAAATCGAGAAGGCCGCCGGCAAGAGCATCGAGGACATTTTCGCCGAGCACGGCGAGCCCTACTTCCGTGAAGGCGAGCGCAAGGTGCTGGCGCGGCTGCTGCGGTCGGGTCCGCAGGTGCTGGCGACGGGCGGCGGCGCGTTCATGAACGACGAGACGCGCGCCGCGATCGCCGAGTTCGGCGTATCCGTGTGGCTGAAGGCGGAGCTGGCGCTGTTGGTGCGCCGCGTCGGCAAGCGCGGCAACCGCCCGCTGCTGAAGGCCGGCGATCCGGAGGCCGTGTTGCAGAGCCTTATGGACAAGCGCTACCCCGTCTATGCCGAGGCCGATATCACCGTGGAGAGCCGCGACGTGCCGCATGACGTGATCGTGGGCGAAATCGTCGAAAGCCTGAGCCGTGCGCTCGCGGTGCCGTCGGAGGTCGCCCGATGA
- the aroB gene encoding 3-dehydroquinate synthase, which translates to MTTATATLADVRTVNVPLGSRAYDVLIGPGLVARAGALIGERLGPARCAIVTDRNVASFHLAALEAALGADGRLVGSIVLPPGESTKSFRELEPLCERLLDTGLERGDLVVALGGGVIGDLAGFAAAILRRGVRFVQIPTSLLAQVDSSVGGKTGIDTPQGKNLIGAFHQPGLVLADTDVLGTLPERELRAGYAEVAKYGLLGDAPFFAWLEKNHPSVFALDPGPLTHAVETSVKAKAGIVGRDETEQGERALLNLGHTFGHAFEAWCGYSDRLLHGEAISIGMCIAFRFSAAQGFCDAAAADRVAAHFTAVGLPTRIGDIPGDKPDIEAMMKLMAQDKKVRHGKLTFILARGVGEAFIARDVPPDTVRGFLAGEIGASAGR; encoded by the coding sequence ATGACCACCGCGACCGCGACACTCGCAGACGTGCGCACCGTCAACGTGCCGCTGGGCAGCCGCGCCTATGACGTGCTGATCGGCCCTGGGCTTGTCGCCCGCGCTGGCGCGCTGATCGGCGAGCGTCTGGGGCCTGCGCGCTGCGCCATCGTCACGGATAGGAACGTCGCCAGTTTTCACCTCGCCGCGCTCGAAGCGGCGCTCGGCGCGGACGGCCGCCTCGTCGGCTCGATCGTGCTGCCGCCTGGCGAGTCGACCAAGAGCTTCCGCGAGCTGGAGCCGCTGTGCGAGCGCCTGCTCGACACGGGCTTGGAGCGCGGCGATCTCGTCGTGGCGCTGGGTGGCGGCGTCATCGGTGACCTCGCCGGCTTCGCCGCGGCGATCCTGCGGCGCGGCGTGCGCTTCGTGCAGATACCCACGTCCCTTCTGGCGCAGGTGGACAGTTCCGTCGGCGGCAAGACCGGCATCGACACGCCGCAGGGCAAGAACCTCATCGGCGCGTTTCATCAGCCGGGGCTGGTGCTCGCCGATACCGACGTGCTCGGCACGTTGCCGGAGCGCGAGCTGCGCGCCGGCTATGCCGAGGTGGCGAAATACGGCCTGCTCGGCGATGCGCCGTTCTTCGCATGGCTGGAGAAGAACCACCCGTCGGTGTTCGCGCTCGATCCCGGGCCGCTGACGCACGCGGTGGAGACGAGCGTGAAGGCGAAGGCCGGCATCGTCGGTCGCGACGAGACCGAGCAGGGCGAGCGCGCGCTTCTCAATCTCGGACACACCTTCGGGCATGCCTTCGAAGCCTGGTGCGGCTATTCCGACCGCCTCCTGCACGGCGAGGCGATCTCCATCGGCATGTGCATCGCCTTCCGCTTCTCGGCGGCGCAGGGATTCTGCGATGCGGCCGCGGCCGATCGCGTTGCCGCGCACTTCACGGCCGTCGGCCTGCCGACGCGGATAGGCGACATCCCCGGCGACAAGCCCGATATCGAAGCGATGATGAAGCTGATGGCGCAGGACAAGAAAGTGCGGCACGGCAAGCTCACCTTCATCCTGGCGCGCGGCGTCGGCGAGGCGTTCATCGCCCGCGACGTACCGCCTGACACGGTACGCGGCTTCCTGGCGGGCGAAATCGGCGCGTCAGCCGGCCGCTAA
- a CDS encoding HlyC/CorC family transporter codes for MSLVTALIILAIILLIVLSAFFNGSETSLTAASRARMHSLEQEGNPRAALVNRLLQSPEKMIGAILIGNTLVDVLASALASGLAVVLVGEVGVVYATAIMTILIVIFAAVLPKTYALAYSDRVALLVAPIMRVVIIILNPITITIEFVVRFFLKLTPGKLDDEANILAAHEEIRGTIELQKIEGSVARHDADMLGGVLDLRDLQVADIMVHRTKMETIDADDPPQKVVDELLRSQYTRVPLWKDEPENIVGVLHSKDLFSALGRSGWDVSQLDIMSFAVEPWFVPDTTPLKDQLNQFLKRKAQMALVVDEYGEVQGLITLEDILEEIVGQIADEHDTHEAAIRVQADGTVNVDGAVAVRDLNRQMNWSLPDEEATTVAGLVIHEAQTIPEPGQVFTFYGYRFEILRKTRNKITALRISPAPVVAARTTKQSAG; via the coding sequence ATGTCTCTCGTCACCGCGCTCATTATTCTGGCGATCATTCTCCTGATCGTGCTGTCGGCTTTCTTCAACGGCAGCGAAACGTCGCTGACCGCCGCCTCGCGGGCACGCATGCACTCGCTTGAGCAGGAAGGGAACCCGCGCGCGGCGCTCGTCAACCGGCTCTTGCAGTCGCCGGAGAAGATGATCGGCGCGATCCTCATCGGCAACACGCTGGTCGACGTGCTCGCCTCGGCGCTCGCATCGGGTCTCGCGGTGGTGCTCGTCGGCGAGGTGGGCGTCGTCTATGCCACTGCCATCATGACGATCCTCATCGTCATCTTCGCGGCCGTGCTGCCCAAGACTTACGCGCTCGCCTACTCGGACCGCGTGGCGCTGCTCGTCGCGCCGATCATGCGCGTGGTCATCATCATCCTGAACCCGATCACCATCACCATCGAGTTCGTCGTGCGCTTCTTCCTGAAGCTCACGCCGGGCAAGCTCGACGACGAGGCGAACATTCTCGCGGCGCACGAGGAGATCCGCGGCACCATCGAGCTGCAGAAGATCGAGGGCTCGGTCGCCCGACATGACGCCGACATGCTCGGCGGCGTGCTCGACCTGCGCGATCTGCAGGTCGCCGACATCATGGTGCACCGGACGAAGATGGAGACGATCGACGCCGACGACCCGCCGCAGAAGGTGGTCGACGAGCTTCTGCGCAGCCAGTACACGCGCGTGCCGCTCTGGAAGGACGAGCCGGAGAACATCGTCGGCGTGCTGCATTCCAAGGATCTGTTCTCGGCGCTGGGCCGCTCCGGCTGGGATGTCTCCCAGCTCGATATCATGAGCTTCGCCGTCGAACCCTGGTTCGTGCCGGATACGACGCCGCTGAAGGATCAGCTCAATCAGTTCCTGAAGCGCAAGGCGCAGATGGCGCTGGTCGTCGATGAGTACGGCGAGGTGCAAGGCCTCATCACGCTCGAAGACATCTTGGAAGAAATCGTCGGGCAGATTGCCGACGAGCACGATACGCACGAGGCAGCGATTCGCGTGCAGGCCGACGGCACGGTGAACGTGGATGGCGCGGTCGCCGTCCGCGATTTGAACCGCCAGATGAATTGGAGCCTGCCCGACGAGGAAGCGACGACCGTCGCCGGTCTCGTCATCCACGAGGCGCAGACAATCCCTGAGCCGGGCCAGGTGTTCACGTTCTACGGGTATCGCTTCGAGATCTTGCGCAAGACGCGCAATAAAATCACGGCGCTGCGCATAAGCCCCGCGCCTGTCGTTGCTGCGCGCACAACGAAGCAAAGCGCTGGTTGA
- a CDS encoding BolA family protein: MSLEARMREKLMIGLSPTRLDVVNESHLHAGHASSPGTGESHFRVLIVAEAFAGKSRVERHRLVNDVVRDELKDGVHALAVKALAPGEPI; this comes from the coding sequence ATGAGCCTAGAGGCACGCATGCGCGAAAAGCTGATGATCGGCCTCAGCCCCACGCGCCTCGACGTGGTCAATGAGTCACATTTACACGCCGGCCACGCGTCGTCGCCCGGAACCGGCGAAAGCCACTTCCGCGTGCTCATCGTCGCGGAGGCGTTCGCGGGCAAATCGCGCGTCGAGCGTCACCGGCTCGTCAACGATGTGGTGCGGGACGAGCTCAAAGATGGTGTGCACGCGCTGGCCGTCAAGGCTCTGGCGCCGGGTGAGCCCATTTAG
- a CDS encoding J domain-containing protein → MKLDSKYFDSIRVGSKRERAAPAREERHPRCQWKGCKGVGDHRAPRGRGQDGQYYLFCMEHVRQYNAEYNYFDGMNDAQVQDFQKDALTGHRPTWKVGVNAKAPGAAPAAEPSPAAASAAFRTLDPHAFFARRAKAAREQAPEGRRQLKPLEKKSFQTLNLPGEATKVEIKARFKELVKIYHPDTNGGDARSGDKLREIIQAYNYLKQAGHV, encoded by the coding sequence ATGAAGCTCGACTCCAAATACTTCGACAGCATCCGCGTCGGATCGAAACGCGAGCGCGCCGCGCCCGCGCGCGAGGAGCGGCACCCGCGTTGCCAGTGGAAGGGCTGCAAGGGCGTCGGCGACCACCGGGCCCCGCGCGGCCGCGGGCAGGACGGTCAATACTACCTTTTCTGCATGGAGCACGTGCGCCAGTACAATGCCGAGTACAACTACTTCGATGGCATGAACGACGCCCAGGTGCAGGACTTTCAGAAGGACGCCCTGACCGGCCATCGGCCGACGTGGAAGGTGGGCGTGAACGCCAAGGCGCCGGGTGCCGCGCCGGCGGCTGAGCCTAGCCCTGCCGCCGCCAGTGCAGCCTTCCGGACGCTCGATCCGCACGCATTTTTTGCGCGCCGGGCGAAAGCCGCGCGCGAGCAGGCGCCGGAGGGTCGTCGGCAGCTAAAGCCGCTCGAGAAGAAAAGCTTCCAGACCCTCAACCTGCCGGGCGAGGCGACGAAGGTCGAGATCAAGGCGCGCTTCAAGGAGCTCGTGAAGATTTACCATCCCGACACCAATGGCGGGGATGCACGCTCTGGCGATAAGTTGCGCGAGATAATCCAAGCCTATAACTATCTGAAGCAAGCGGGCCACGTCTGA
- the cobS gene encoding cobaltochelatase subunit CobS: MRAQTQSGAEGKPVNLPDMKLSVRQVFGIDSDLEVPAFSKPDEHVPELDADYLFNREVTLAILAGFKHNRRVMVQGYHGTGKSTHIEQVAARLNWPCIRINLDSHVSRIDLVGKDAIVLKDGQQVTEFREGILPYALQSNTALVFDEYDAGRPDVMFVIQRVLEVSGKLTLLDQSKVIRPHPAFRLFSTTNTIGLGDTSGLYHGTQQINQGQMDRWSIVATLNYLPHDDEVKIVLSKAKGFAKTEAKRKAVSNMVRVADLTRNAFINGDLSTVMSPRTVIMWAENAEVFSDIGFAFRVTFLNKCDELERPMVAEFYQRSFGEELPESAANVALS; encoded by the coding sequence ATGCGTGCGCAAACCCAGTCGGGTGCAGAAGGTAAGCCTGTCAATCTTCCGGACATGAAGCTGTCGGTGCGCCAGGTCTTCGGCATCGACAGCGATCTCGAGGTGCCGGCGTTCTCCAAGCCGGACGAGCACGTGCCCGAACTCGATGCCGACTACCTGTTCAATCGAGAGGTGACGCTCGCCATCCTCGCCGGCTTCAAGCACAACCGCCGCGTGATGGTGCAGGGCTATCACGGCACCGGCAAGTCGACGCACATCGAGCAGGTGGCGGCGCGCCTCAACTGGCCGTGCATCCGCATCAATCTCGACAGCCACGTGAGCCGCATCGATCTCGTCGGCAAGGACGCCATCGTCCTGAAGGACGGCCAGCAGGTGACCGAGTTCCGCGAAGGCATCCTGCCCTACGCGTTGCAGTCCAACACGGCGCTGGTGTTCGACGAGTACGATGCGGGACGTCCCGACGTGATGTTCGTGATCCAGCGCGTGCTAGAAGTCTCGGGCAAGCTGACGCTGCTCGACCAGTCGAAGGTGATCCGCCCGCATCCGGCGTTCCGTCTGTTCTCGACGACGAACACGATCGGCCTGGGTGACACCTCGGGCCTCTATCACGGCACGCAGCAGATCAACCAGGGGCAGATGGATCGCTGGTCGATCGTCGCCACGTTGAACTATCTGCCGCACGACGACGAGGTGAAGATCGTCCTGTCGAAGGCGAAGGGATTCGCCAAGACGGAGGCCAAGCGCAAGGCTGTCTCGAACATGGTGCGCGTGGCGGACCTGACGCGCAACGCCTTCATCAACGGCGACCTGTCGACGGTGATGAGCCCGCGCACGGTGATCATGTGGGCGGAGAACGCCGAGGTGTTCAGCGATATCGGCTTCGCCTTCCGCGTCACCTTCCTCAACAAGTGCGACGAGCTCGAGCGTCCGATGGTGGCAGAGTTCTACCAGCGCTCGTTCGGCGAGGAGCTGCCCGAGAGCGCGGCCAACGTCGCGCTGAGCTAA
- the cobT gene encoding cobaltochelatase subunit CobT: MSTQPKRKEAPTEPLKRAIGLCVRAIAGHSDLDVGFAPGAPEYSPKHVQLPEPSRVPSQREIAVIRGWADSFALTAGCHDERLHNKLAPSAGPARLVFEAAERARVEALGANRMPGMARNLTARLEDQYAHGRYAQVKTRADAPLEDAVALMIRERLTGLPPPESTKALVDVWRPAIEQRAAKVLKRLDSLAEDQESFGRLMRDLLRALDLTEESVQADRDENENDEDDKDEGSDDTTKTAEDGEDGATDQTGEEGNVDGELSETQETSETAGAEDLDNMLDDLEQIETPEPWRPNASVLDNPEAFGYKVFTREFDEEIPADQLSSPEELERLRAYLDRELRALSSAVARLANRLQRRLLAQQNRAWDFDLEEGTLDASRLTRVIIDPMHALSFKRERDTDFRDTVVTLLLDNSGSMRGRPIMVAACCADILARTLERCGVKVEILGFTTRAWKGGQAREQWLAAGKPQGPGRLNDLRHIIYKTADSPWRRTKRSLALMMREGLLKENIDGEALAWAHRRLLARPEQRRILMMISDGAPVDDSTLSVNSGSYLEQHLRQVIDEIEMRSPIELIAIGIGHDVTRYYRRAVTITDPSELAGAMTDKLVELFEEKARDQKRPRRPGRRHVH, from the coding sequence ATGTCGACCCAGCCGAAGCGCAAGGAGGCACCGACCGAGCCCTTGAAGCGGGCGATCGGTCTGTGCGTGCGCGCCATCGCTGGGCATTCCGATCTCGACGTCGGCTTCGCGCCGGGCGCGCCCGAGTATTCCCCCAAGCACGTGCAGCTCCCCGAGCCGTCACGCGTGCCCTCGCAGCGGGAGATCGCCGTAATCCGCGGCTGGGCCGACAGCTTCGCGTTGACCGCCGGCTGCCACGACGAGCGGCTGCACAACAAGCTGGCGCCGAGCGCCGGGCCGGCACGGCTCGTGTTCGAGGCGGCCGAGCGCGCGCGCGTCGAGGCGCTCGGCGCCAATCGCATGCCGGGCATGGCGCGTAACCTGACGGCACGCCTCGAGGACCAGTATGCGCACGGCCGCTACGCGCAGGTGAAGACACGCGCCGACGCGCCGCTCGAGGATGCCGTGGCGCTCATGATTCGCGAGCGGCTCACCGGCCTGCCGCCGCCTGAAAGCACCAAAGCGCTCGTCGACGTCTGGCGCCCGGCGATCGAGCAGCGTGCCGCGAAGGTTTTGAAGCGGCTCGATTCGCTTGCCGAGGACCAGGAGAGCTTCGGCCGCCTGATGCGCGACCTGTTGCGCGCCCTCGACCTGACCGAGGAAAGCGTGCAGGCCGACCGCGACGAGAACGAGAACGACGAGGACGACAAGGACGAGGGCAGCGACGACACGACCAAGACCGCCGAGGACGGCGAGGACGGCGCCACCGACCAGACCGGCGAGGAAGGCAACGTCGACGGCGAGCTCAGCGAGACGCAGGAGACGTCGGAAACCGCCGGCGCGGAAGACCTCGACAACATGCTCGACGATCTGGAGCAGATCGAGACGCCGGAGCCCTGGCGTCCGAACGCGTCGGTGCTCGATAACCCTGAGGCCTTTGGCTACAAAGTTTTCACGCGCGAGTTCGACGAGGAGATCCCTGCCGATCAGCTCTCCTCGCCCGAGGAGCTGGAGCGGCTGCGCGCCTATCTCGACCGCGAGCTCAGGGCACTGTCGAGCGCGGTGGCGCGACTCGCCAACCGCCTGCAGCGCCGCCTGTTGGCGCAGCAGAACCGCGCCTGGGACTTCGATCTGGAAGAAGGGACCCTCGACGCATCGCGCCTGACGCGGGTGATCATCGATCCGATGCATGCACTGTCGTTCAAGCGCGAGCGCGACACCGACTTCCGCGATACGGTTGTCACGCTGTTGTTGGACAACTCCGGCTCCATGCGCGGTCGGCCGATCATGGTCGCCGCCTGCTGCGCCGACATTCTGGCGCGTACACTGGAGCGCTGCGGGGTGAAGGTGGAGATACTGGGCTTTACCACCCGCGCCTGGAAGGGCGGGCAGGCGCGCGAGCAGTGGCTTGCGGCGGGCAAGCCGCAGGGGCCAGGACGGCTGAACGACCTGCGTCACATCATCTACAAGACGGCAGATTCACCGTGGCGGCGCACCAAACGTTCGCTGGCGCTGATGATGCGCGAAGGGTTGTTGAAGGAGAACATCGACGGCGAGGCGCTGGCGTGGGCGCACCGGCGCCTGCTGGCACGCCCCGAGCAGCGCCGCATCCTGATGATGATCTCTGACGGCGCGCCGGTCGACGACTCGACGCTGTCCGTCAACTCGGGCAGCTATCTGGAGCAGCACTTGCGGCAAGTGATCGACGAGATCGAGATGCGTTCGCCCATCGAACTCATCGCCATCGGCATCGGCCACGACGTGACGCGCTACTATCGGCGGGCGGTGACCATTACCGATCCGAGCGAGCTCGCCGGCGCCATGACCGACAAGCTGGTCGAGCTTTTCGAGGAGAAGGCGCGCGACCAGAAGCGTCCGCGCCGCCCTGGGCGGAGGCATGTGCATTGA
- a CDS encoding esterase-like activity of phytase family protein: MSLREFLKSHRGRRLRRPAGVALLLAVGAGIAMGGSKPSTVDLKTGPVTVEAKPLANFDRLKRDETRFGKLTFRGGVELTSPSKFFGGWSGLALDDDGKRFFAVSDAGLWMSGKLAYDDKGRPSGMDGVTLGAIQSKDGDPLSRKGDRDAEGLALIKGEATNGGAYVSFERKHRISRFDIVGGELSPAKGKVSLPKSARNMPSNGGFEAIAVLRGGPNKDKLVAFAESMRDKRGNYVGWIWEGKERPRKFHVTNDGDYDVTDAAPLSDGGLLVLERRFRFSEGVRMRLRVIPAKQLRPGAVIDADILVAADGRTEIDNMEGIATHAGPGGETIVTMISDDNYNHGLQRTVLLQFAISAGDLVASSGGAKADQP, translated from the coding sequence TTGAGTTTGCGTGAGTTCCTGAAGTCGCATCGTGGCCGGCGGCTGCGCCGCCCGGCCGGCGTCGCCCTCCTGCTCGCCGTGGGCGCGGGCATTGCGATGGGCGGCAGCAAGCCGTCCACGGTCGATCTCAAGACCGGTCCAGTCACCGTCGAGGCAAAGCCGCTCGCCAACTTCGATCGCCTGAAGCGCGACGAGACCCGCTTCGGCAAGCTCACCTTCCGCGGCGGCGTGGAGTTGACCTCGCCATCGAAGTTTTTCGGCGGCTGGTCGGGATTGGCGCTCGACGATGACGGCAAGCGCTTCTTCGCGGTCTCCGACGCCGGCCTCTGGATGTCGGGCAAGCTTGCCTACGACGACAAGGGCCGGCCGTCGGGCATGGATGGCGTGACGCTGGGAGCCATCCAATCCAAGGATGGCGATCCTCTGTCGCGCAAAGGCGACCGCGACGCGGAAGGTCTCGCCCTCATCAAGGGCGAAGCTACAAACGGCGGCGCCTACGTGTCGTTCGAGCGCAAGCACCGCATCTCGCGCTTCGACATCGTCGGAGGAGAGCTGTCCCCGGCGAAAGGCAAAGTCTCGCTGCCGAAGTCGGCGCGCAACATGCCGTCGAATGGCGGTTTCGAGGCCATCGCCGTGCTGCGCGGCGGACCGAACAAGGACAAGCTCGTTGCGTTCGCCGAATCCATGCGCGACAAGCGCGGCAACTACGTCGGCTGGATTTGGGAGGGCAAGGAGCGCCCGCGCAAGTTCCACGTGACGAATGACGGCGACTACGACGTCACCGACGCGGCCCCGCTGTCCGACGGCGGCCTGCTGGTGCTGGAGCGCCGCTTTCGGTTCAGCGAGGGCGTGCGTATGCGCTTGCGCGTGATCCCCGCAAAGCAACTGCGGCCGGGAGCCGTCATCGATGCCGACATCCTCGTCGCCGCCGATGGCCGAACCGAGATCGACAATATGGAGGGGATCGCGACGCATGCCGGCCCGGGCGGCGAGACCATCGTCACGATGATCTCGGACGACAACTACAATCACGGACTACAGCGGACGGTCCTGCTGCAGTTCGCGATCAGTGCCGGAGACCTGGTTGCGTCGTCGGGAGGCGCGAAGGCCGACCAGCCTTAA
- the rpmB gene encoding 50S ribosomal protein L28: MTRRCELTGKLPLSGQLRSHAENKTKRKFRPNLCDVTLISDTLGRSFRLRVSAHALKSVEHRGGLDAFLMKAGDEDLSERCLKMKRDIKKAVKGAVAA; the protein is encoded by the coding sequence ATGACGAGGCGCTGTGAGCTGACCGGCAAACTGCCCCTTTCCGGGCAGCTGAGGAGCCACGCCGAGAACAAGACCAAGCGCAAGTTCCGCCCGAACCTGTGCGACGTGACGCTGATTTCCGACACGCTCGGCCGCAGCTTTCGCCTGCGCGTTTCGGCTCACGCTCTGAAATCGGTGGAGCACCGCGGCGGTCTCGACGCATTCCTCATGAAGGCCGGTGACGAGGATCTCTCCGAGCGCTGCCTGAAGATGAAGCGCGACATCAAGAAGGCCGTCAAAGGCGCCGTCGCCGCTTAA
- a CDS encoding DUF3108 domain-containing protein, whose amino-acid sequence MTYRVRPAAWRVLAALVPAVALLAGSATIATAQRAGKGPLPATVDAVYRISFTALGDIGHFHFNSQVNGDTYALVADGKIDTTIFDYRGDMKSRGSVIATGTGTQPADYTYNYKQKTFLKKKKLKNVNIAFNGPAVASVTPPENLSAPYVLVTPQHLKSVLDPLSGVMALSMGNLANPCAQKLPIYDGKQRFDLVFTPKGRAGADHVCDVKLVPVSGHKPGGGAGSVVNGNIELVMRPVPNANVVIPYKVTVPTIVGTAELTSERVDITMPDQQRIALRR is encoded by the coding sequence ATGACATACCGGGTTCGGCCAGCAGCCTGGCGGGTGCTCGCGGCACTCGTCCCGGCGGTCGCTTTGTTGGCCGGCAGCGCCACGATCGCCACGGCGCAGCGCGCCGGCAAAGGACCGCTGCCCGCGACCGTCGACGCCGTCTACCGCATCTCCTTCACGGCGCTTGGCGACATTGGCCACTTCCACTTCAACTCGCAGGTCAACGGCGACACCTACGCGCTGGTAGCTGACGGGAAGATCGACACGACCATCTTCGATTACCGCGGCGACATGAAAAGCCGGGGCTCGGTGATCGCGACGGGTACGGGCACGCAGCCCGCCGACTACACCTACAACTACAAGCAGAAGACGTTTCTCAAGAAAAAGAAGCTCAAGAACGTCAACATCGCCTTCAATGGTCCGGCGGTCGCCTCGGTGACGCCCCCCGAGAATTTGTCGGCTCCCTACGTCCTCGTCACGCCCCAGCATCTGAAGAGCGTCCTCGACCCCCTGAGTGGGGTCATGGCGCTGTCGATGGGCAATTTGGCAAACCCGTGCGCACAGAAGTTGCCAATTTACGACGGCAAGCAGCGCTTCGATCTCGTCTTCACGCCCAAAGGCAGGGCCGGGGCGGATCACGTGTGTGACGTCAAGCTTGTTCCCGTCTCCGGCCATAAGCCCGGCGGGGGCGCCGGCTCGGTCGTCAACGGCAACATCGAGCTGGTTATGCGGCCGGTCCCGAACGCCAACGTGGTGATTCCCTACAAGGTCACGGTACCTACCATCGTCGGCACGGCGGAGCTCACCTCCGAGCGGGTCGACATTACCATGCCCGACCAGCAGCGCATCGCACTGCGCCGCTAG